In Ahaetulla prasina isolate Xishuangbanna chromosome 6, ASM2864084v1, whole genome shotgun sequence, a single window of DNA contains:
- the OTOL1 gene encoding otolin-1, which yields MDALEKSFLYLKTFFSCKMWCLIWSCIFLLTRIADLTVEGKSTPFPKFTKIKAIEMETTKNPDASDAAPMEDSLLTQIPEKNDITTELSTPHYTFRTSTTLFPFDNFTLDSSDFFFNCCDCCTLSPGEKGEPGERGLPGLKGEVGEKGRPGLPGTPGLQGSKGFKGNKGDKGEHGDQGANGLPGYPGKPGDPGEVGFKGDKGNHGLPGVKGQKGSKGENCENGTKGEKGDMGELGLPGVDGENGEKGEKGDLGEKGYLGDPGEKGERGDKGDIGPKGEKGVKGDIGVGGGHGEDGQKGEKGQPGIRGDKGDQGPIGLMGPPGVKGSLGFKGIRGTPGKKGARGPKGPKGETPTLPRSAFSVGLSKPFPPPNMPIKFDKVLYNDQEHYNPLTGKFNCSIAGAYIFSYHMTIRGRPARISIVCQNKKMIRSRETLYGQEIDQASFLTILKLNVGDQVWLEVTRDWNGVYVSAEDDSIFSGFLLYPDEIFETLL from the exons CTGCAAAATGTGGTGTCTGATTTGGTCCTGCATCTTCCTACTAACGAGAATTGCTGATCTTACTGTTGAGGGAAAAAGCACTCCATTTCCAAAGTTCACTAAAATAAAAGCTATTGAGATGGAAACCACCAAGAACCCAGATGCTTCTGATGCGGCCCCTATGGAAGACAGCCTCCTCACCCAAATACCTGAAAAGAATGACATCACAACAGAATTGTCTACGCCACACTATACCTTCAGAACATCCACCACACTCTTCCCATTTGATAACTTCACTTTGGACTCTTCAGACTTCTTTTTTAACTGCTGTGATTGTTGTACTTTATCTCCAGGGGAGAAAGGGGAACCTGGAGAAAGAGGATTGCCAG gacttAAAGGAGAAGTAGGAGAAAAAGGCCGTCCCGGACTACCAGGAACTCCTGGATTACAAGGATCAAAAGGATTCAAAGGAAACAAAG GAGATAAAGGAGAACATGGTGATCAAGGAGCAAATGGACTCCCAGGATACCCAGGCAAACCCGGAGACCCAG GGGAAGTTGGATTTAAAGGAGATAAAGGAAACCATGGTCTTCCTGGGGTCAAAGGACAAAAGGGCTCTAAGGGGGAAAATTGTGAGAATGGCAccaaaggagagaaaggagacaTGGGGGAACTGGGGTTACCAGGTGTTGAtggggaaaatggggaaaaaggagaaaagggggaCCTTGGCGAAAAGGGCTATTTGGGGGATCCaggggaaaaaggagaaagaggagataaGGGTGACATTGGACCAAAAGGAGAAAAGGGCGTTAAAGGAGACATCGGAGTAGGAGGTGGACATGGGGAGGATGGGCAAAAGGGAGAAAAAGGACAACCTGGAATTAGGGGTGACAAAGGTGACCAAGGTCCAATTGGTTTGATGGGACCTCCAGGGGTGAAAGGAAGTCTTGGTTTCAAAGGAATCAGAGGAACTCCTGGTAAAAAAGGTGCAAGAGGCCCAAAAGGTCCAAAAGGGGAAACTCCAACCCTCCCCAGATCAGCATTTAGCGTTGGTCTATCCAAACCTTTCCCACCCCCAAACATGCCCATTAAGTTTGATAAGGTACTGTACAACGACCAGGAACATTATAATCCATTGACAGGGAAATTTAATTGCAGCATTGCTGGGGCTTATATCTTCTCCTATCACATGACAATACGAGGGCGTCCTGCCCGCATCAGTATTGTTTGTCAGAACAAGAAGATGATCAGAAGTCGGGAGACGCTCTATGGCCAAGAGATAGACCAGGCTTCCTTCCTTACCATTCTGAAGCTAAATGTAGGGGACCAAGTATGGCTAGAAGTCACAAGGGATTGGAATGGGGTTTATGTCAGTGCTGAAGATGACAGCATATTTTCAGGCTTCCTCTTGTATCCTGATGAAATATTTGAGACTCTGCTATAA